The following coding sequences lie in one Eleginops maclovinus isolate JMC-PN-2008 ecotype Puerto Natales chromosome 21, JC_Emac_rtc_rv5, whole genome shotgun sequence genomic window:
- the nsmaf gene encoding protein FAN gives MAFLKTRELTKERFSLLLLDLEEYYFEQHTAYHVTTSSNKERKVRGSFKVCSRSVIFDPEDVAEPILKIPLRDCKKIEFVEGERNPFNDPRPSVIAVSCVQAIYIKESNVIAPYRNERGAKTVTFQLEDLSKTEDVVQTFLQLHRASCLEKLGDQTAMIAAILQSRLARSSFDKNCFHSVAEKPHMECAVEMVLPLVSNPGHVCITDESLYFQPLNGYPEHVIQIKLHRVRRIYKRRHGLRPLGLEVFCTENDFCSDIYLKFYKTADRDEIYYYIATFLENHVTEHTAESYMLQWQRGHLSNYQYLLHLNNLADRSCNDLSQYPVFPWVITDYTSPQLDLTNAATFRDLSKPVGALNKERLDRLLSRYRGMPEPRFMYGSHYSSPGYVLFYLVRVAPEHMLCLQNGRYDHPDRMFNSIGDTWKNCLDGATDFKELIPEFYGNDCSFLENQRNLGLGRRQNGSLVGDVVVPPWASDTSDFLQKHKTALESQYVSEHLHEWIDLVFGFKQKGSEALAAHNVFHPLTYEGGIDCDSIDDPDQRIAMLTQILEFGQTPKQLFTTPHPQRITPRFHNITRSPSSSSPDSELSPASQSEDSSFEDLTEESRKLSWANIGNLKPISNHKIHKEAVTGIAVTRDGAAIFSTSQDSTLKMFSKELKDFQRSMSFSNMALSSCLMLADGKTVVCSSWDNNVYFYSIPYGRRQDTLMGHDDAVSEMFWFDERLYTASWDSTIKVWQCPSDSSSSHKRSQFELLAELEHDAGVNTIGLNPAGTLLVSGCKDGVVTIWDTGSYTTLQQVSCHTGTIHHMAFSPDSRHVLSVGADSCMKVTDVQTGMVISSVKAEEEQRCFCWDGNSVLCGGQSGNLLLWNLLSNTVTQRIPAHSGAVTAMWMSELCSTVITGGEDRQIIFWKLQS, from the exons ATGGCCTTTTTAAAGACGCGAGAACTGACTAAAGAAAG ATTTTCCCTCCTGTTGCTGGATTTGGAggaatattattttgaacagCACACTGCATACCATGTGACAACCAGTTCAAACAAGGAGAG AAAAGTCAGAGGCTCATTCAAGGTCTGTTCCAGATCTGTCATATTTGATCCAGAGGATGTTGCAGAGCCAATTTTAAAG ATCCCTCTTCGAGACTGTAAGAAGATAGAGTttgtggagggagagagaaacccTTTCAATGA TCCGAGACCATCTGTCATCGCGGTTTCTTGTGTACAG GCGATCTACATCAAAGAGAGCAACGTCATAGCACCTTACAGGAATGAAAGG GGGGCAAAGACGGTGACTTTCCAGTTGGAAGATTTGAGTAAAACAGAAGATGTCGTTCAGACGTTTCTTCAG CTCCACAGGGCGTCCTGTCTGGAAAAGCTCGGAGACCAGACTGCCATG ATTGCCGCCATTTTACAATCACGTCTGGCGAGGTCTTCTTTTGACAAAAACTG CTTTCACAGCGTTGCAGAGAAGCCTCACATGGAATGTGCGGTGGAGATGGTCCTGCCTCTGGTGTCCAATCCTGGCCACGTCTGCATAACGGATGAAAGCCTCTACTTCCAGCCTCTCAATGGATATCCG GAGCACGTAATTCAGATCAAACTCCACAGAGTCAGGAGAATTTACAAGAGGCGGCATGGACTCAGACCTCTG GGACTCGAGGTGTTCTGCACTGAGAATGACTTCTGCTCCGACATCTACCTGAAGTTTTACAAGACGGCAGACAGAGATGAGATCTACTACTACATCGCTACTTTCCTGG AGAACCACGTGACGGAGCACACAGCGGAGAGCTACATGCTGCAGTGGCAGCGCGGTCATCTGAGCAACTACCAGTATCTGCTTCACCTCAACAACCTGGCTGACCGCAGCTGCAATGACCTCTCACAGTATCCCGTCTTCCCCTGGGTCATCACAGACTACACCAGCCCACAGTTAG ATCTGACAAACGCTGCCACATTCAGGGACCTAAGCAAACCTGTGGGAGCTCTAAACAAAGAGCGACTAGACCGACTGCTG TCTCGATACAGAGGGATGCCTGAGCCCCGCTTCATGTACGGCAGCCACTACTCATCCCCAGGCTACGTCCTCTTCTACCTGGTCAGAGTCG CTCCTGAGCACATGCTGTGTCTCCAGAACGGCCGCTACGACCATCCAGATCGCATGTTTAATAG CATAGGTGATACGTGGAAGAACTGCTTGGACGGGGCAACAGACTTCAAAGAG TTGATTCCAGAGTTTTATGGGAATGACTGCAGCTTCCTGGAAAACCAACGGAATCTTGGTTTGGGAAGAAGACAGAACGGAAGCTTGGTTGGGGATGTTGTTGTCCCGCCCTGGGCCTCAG ATACCAGTGATTTTCTCCAAAAGCACAAGACAGCGCTGGAGAGTCAGTATGTGTCGGAGCACCTTCATGAGTGGATTGACCTGGTGTTTGGCTTCAAACAGAAAGGCAGTGAAGCTCTCGCAGCCCATAATG tgtttcaCCCACTGACCTATGAAGGAGGCATAGACTGTGATAG CATCGACGACCCTGACCAGAGGATCGCCATGCTGACGCAGATCCTGGAGTTCGGCCAGACGCCCAAACAGCTGTTCACCACCCCTCACCCTCAGAGGATCACCCCCAGGTTTCACAACATAACCCGAagccccagcagcagctcacCTGACAGTGAGCTGTCTCCAG CCTCGCAGAGTGAGGACTCGTCCTTTGAAGACCTGacagaggagagcaggaagTTATCCTGGGCAAACATCGGAAATCTGAAACCCATCTCCAACCACAAGATCCATAAAGA GGCTGTGACCGGCATCGCTGTGACGCGGGATGGTGCAGCTATATTCTCCACATCCCAAG ACTCAACcctcaaaatgttttccaaagaGTTGAAGGACTTCCAAAGAAGCATGTCCTTCTCTAACATG GCATTATCGTCATGTCTGATGCTGGCTGATGGTAAAACTGTGGTGTGTTCTTCCTGGGACAACAATGT TTATTTCTACTCCATCCCGTACGGCAGGCGGCAGGACACACTGATGGGTCATGACGATGCCGTCAGtgaaatgttttggtttgatgAGCGGCTGTACACAGCGTCCTGGGATTCCACcatcaag GTCTGGCAATGCCCTTCTGATAGCTCATCCAGTCACAAGAGATCCCAGTTTGAGTTACTAGCCGAGTTGGAACATGATGCTGGG GTTAACACCATTGGTCTGAATCCAGCGGGCACTCTGCTGGTGTCTGGCTGTAAAGATGGGGTCGTCACCATCTGGGACACCGGCAGCTACACAACACTGCAGCAAGTCAGCTGCCACACGGGAACCATCCACCACATGGCCTTCAGTCCAG ATAGCAGACACGTTCTGAGTGTTGGCGCCGACTCCTGTATGAAGGTTACTGACGTCCAGACAGGAATGGTGATATCATCCGTGAAAgctgaggaggagcagag GTGCTTCTGCTGGGACGGGAACTCGGTGCTGTGTGGGGGGCAGTCCGGTAATCTCCTGCTTTGGAACCTGCTCAGCAATACAGTCACCCAGAGGATCCCTGCACACTCAG GTGCCGTCACAGCCATGTGGATGAGCGAGCTGTGCTCCACGGTGATCACAGGCGGAGAGGACAGACAGATCATCTTCTGGAAGCTCCAGAGTTAA